The sequence GTGCTGTTAATACCTTTTTGATAATCTCTTGGTATTTTAATTTGGTATCCATTGAGTAATTTCCTCTTTTTCTTCATTAAATATAATGAGTTTAATAATTACTAAATCAAGAATAATCATCTTATCTTTTCTCTTACTTCCCTCTGCTTAACAAGGAGAGGGATTGAGGGTGAGGTTATACATTGAATTATCTATAAAATGTAATACTTCCTTCCACAACTGGGAACACTAACAATAGTGAACTGGTAAAAATACAATGTCAGACAATCAACCTAGAGAATACGATGCGGTGCTTGGTGGTGATAGTCAAGCTCCCGTTGATGGTGTGGTTTTGGGAGGGATTGAAGGTGTTAAACGAAGGTTAAAGAATCCTGATGTTAAAGCAAGAATTGCAGGATTATATCAAGCGTTAAATTATGGTGATGCTGGATTAGATTTAGTAATTAAAGCTTTGCGAAATGAAAAAAATCTAATTAGAGCAACAGCTTATATAATACTGAAACAAAGAAAAGAAGAAATTGCAATCAAAACGTTACAAGGATGTAGTGATTATCATTTTTTTTATTGTATTTCAACTCTTGAAGAGCATGAATCTAGAGTTCATTCAGTTTGCATAACTCCTGATGGACAAACTCTTATTAGCGGTAATCCACACAGGATTATCAGTTGGGAATGGAAAACGAATAAATCTGTGAAGACTATAGTAACTAAGAAAGATATCGCCTTTTATGAAAATGATTTCATCAGATTTATATGTATTAATCCTGCCAGAAAAACTCTTTTTATACGTAGTATATTTGGTATCATTAAAGAATTAAACTGGCAAAACCCAAATTATGACAATATTTCAAATATTAAAAATATGACGCGATATCATGCTCTAATTTTTGATGAAACTGGTAATATTGCATTTATTAATATAAAGAGTAGCATTCAAGTATGGGATTGCTTTAATCAGAAATGTCAAGGTGAGTTAAGAGCAAATTTACAGCCTATTTTTTCTCTAGCTATGAATGGAAAAACTTTATTTGGCGGTAGCGGAGATAATACGATAAAAATCTGGAATTGGCAAAAAGAACAACTAATTAGTACTTTAGAAGGACATTCATATTGGGTTACATCTTTATGCATCTCCCCAGATGGAAAAACATTATTCAGCGGTAGCGGAGATAATACAATTAAAATCTGGAATTGGCAGAAAGCAGAACTAATACGAACTTTAGAAGGACATTCTTTAGGAGTTAACTCCCTTGCAATTAGCCCAGATGGAAAAACTTTAATCAGCGCTAGTAACGACACAACAATCAAAGTTTGGAATTGGAGAACTGGAAAACTTCAAACTACATTAACAGGACATTCAGCAGAAGTAAATTCAATCGTCTTAAGTCCAGATGGTAAATATTTGTTCAGCGGAAGTAGTGATAAAACCGTCAAAGTTTGGGGATTAAAAGAGTAAAAAAATCCATCCGTTATCCAAAACCAACACATTCGTTATTCACCAAAAATCCATCCGTTGCCAAAATCCATCCGTTACCAAAATCCATCCGTTACCAAAATCCATCCGTTATCCAAAACCAACCCATTCGTTACTCACCGAAAAAGCATCCGTTGCCTAACTCCACCTAGCCACAACAACCCTAACCGTACCATCTTCCATAACCTCATCTTCCTCCACCGTAAACCCCTGCTCCTGTGCCGAAGCCATCAAACTATAATAACCGTAACGCTGCATCACTTTACCCAACCATTGTTGATTGTATCTACCGCGATCAAATTCAGATATAATCGCTTGATATTGTCCATCTTCCTGTAATTTAAAACCAATATCATTACTATAAGAGCCAACATATTTACGTCGAATAATCACCTCAGCAGTTTCCGCTCGCACATCACCTTGATAACCATATAAACTTTCTGCCGTTTCGTGAACTTCAATATTTTTAAACCCCACATCAGCCAAAGCTTTAACTAATGCATCTCTATCTTTTATTTGAGTTTTTATAGCTGTGAAATGTGACATATTTTTTATTGATTATTGAATGATTTATTGATTAGTTTGTAGTTGCGCTTTAGCGCTTTACATTTGCAGCGCTAAGAGGATGTTTGAAAAGTATAGTTTTTATCCTAAGTCTCGGATGATCCCCCCTTCCCCCCTTGAAAAGGGGGGTTAAAGTCCCCCTTTTTAAGGGAGATTTAGGGGGATGTAAAGATTTGTGATTTTATTTATAACTTTCCAAGCATCCTCTAAAGCGCAACTACGAACGAACTTAAACCCAACTCCCTACAACAACCCTCACGGTACCATCTGACAAAACTTCCTCTTCCTCTACATTAAAACCCTGCTCCGCAACAGTAGCCATCAGAGTTTTATGAGCATACTTTTGAGTAATTGAATTCACAAATTGCTTTTGATTAATCTTCGCACCCCAAAAGTCAGCTACGATTTCATAATTTTCACCTTGACGACGAAAACCCAAATCGTAACCATTATTTTGCCGAATTACATATTCAGCTTGAGTGCGATTAGCGGAGCTAAACGCCTTCGGCGTAACGCCATGATATCCTCGCACCTGAGTATTGCATTCAACTTGATAGCCTAACTCCTGCAATACCTGATGTAAAATTTCACCGTGCTTAATTTGAACCTTGATACTTGTAAAGTGAGACATGATTAATTTGGTAATTGGTAATTGGGCATTGGGCATGGGGCATTGGAAATAGATATTCCTAACTCCTAACTCCTAACTTTTTCTCCCCCCTCTACCCCCTCTACCCCTTCTCCCCCCTCCCTTGTTAATCTCAATCGACTTCCAAAGGAGAAATCCCTCCGGAGCTATACTGTTTCAATTCTTCTACTAACTGCACATCATTTGATGCACTCCTCGCTCCTGCTTGAGCAGCCCATTGTTTTAATGCATCAATTTGCTCTTTTGCAATAGAAGCCAAAGGTACGGTAACTTCTATAGCTCTAAGAATATCTTCTGTAATAAAGTCCCGGCGATGTCCGTTAAGTTTACTAGAAAATGCATTGTGCATTGCTTCAATTATTACTTGTTCTATCTCCGCACCACTAAAATTTTCTGTTCTACTTGCTAATAAAGTTAAATCAAAATCTCGCACTCGGTTGGGACGTAATTTCTGAATATGAACTTTTAAAATGTCTTGTCTTTCGGCTTCGGTGGGTAAATTCAAGAAGAATATTTCGTCAAATCTTCCTTTCCTTAACAATTCTGCTGGCAATATTTGCACGTTATTCGCGGTTGCAACAATAAATACTGGACTAGTTTTCTCCTGCATCCAAGTTATCAAGCTACCAAATACCCGTCGCGATGTACCGGAATCTCCATCAACACCGCTACTAATATTTCCGAATGCTTTATCTATCTCATCCATCCATAAGACGCATGGTGCCATTGCTTCGGTAAGCTGAATCATTTGACGCACCCGGCTTTCACTTTCCCCGACAATTCCGCCAAATAAACGCCCGGTATCGAGTCTTAATAACGGTAATCGCCATTCGTGAGCAATGGTTTTTGCACTCAAAGATTTACCAGTACCTTGAATTCCTACAAGTAATGCTCCTTTAGGATTGGGAATTCCATACCGTCTCGCTTCTTCGGTGAAAGCATCTTGACGCAACTGCACCCATTGTTTAAGTTGATCTAATCCTCCCACTCTTTTCAAAGATTCGGAAGGTGTGAAAAATTCTAAGATTCCGGTTTGGCGAATAGTTTGTTTTTTCTCTGCTAAAACACCACTAATATCAGATTCATTAACCTGCTGTTTTGCTGCCAAAGCTTTCGCCAAAACTCGCTGAATCCGGCTCCGACTCAATCCTTGACAGGCTTTTACTAATTGCTCTCGCGCCAAACCTGCTAATTTCAGCTTTTCGGGTACCACCAACTGCTCGACTAAATAATTAATTTGCTCTACATCGGGTAAAGGAAAATCAACAACCGTAACTTCCTCTTTTAATTCTTCAGGTATTTCTAAAGTATGGCTGGTAAGAATAATCGACTTGCGACTGCGCTTCAATTCTCTGGCTAAATTTCGCAACTCCCGCACAATCGGCGCACTTTTTTCCGTAGTCAGATTTTTCATATAGGGGTGCAAATCCCGCAACACGAATATTATCGATTTTTGGGTGTCGGTTTTACCAATGCGAGCCAGCGCTGGCATCACAGAGCCTTTATCCGCACCGTTATCGCTCCAACCCCGCACGACATCCCAATACAATACCTGACGCGCTGGTTGCGACAGCGCAGCAACCTTAAATAAAACCTCTTCTAAAGGCTCTTCTTCCACGGCAACCATATATAGTAGAGGATACCGCGCTCGAATCATCAAATCTATTTGCTCGACAAGCTCAAAGTTAGGAATTTCCTTACTTTCTGCTGATTGTTTTTCAGGAAAATTAGTCATCACACCCTTACCCAGACTTGGTGAAAACGCTATCGCAGAACATATGTACTTATTAGTTCAGTTTATTCGGTTTCTAGGAAATTGCCAATAGCTTTCCCAAGCAAATTTTATATTTTCTCGAAAGTTTCACAAAAACACCATAAGCTTTCACTTGCTCTACACCAATGTTTACACTTTTACGTCATTATTCACGTTCATTAAATTATTCTACCCCCTCTCCCCCCTCTCTCCCTCTCCCCCCTCTCTCCCTACTTTCACCCATCATATTTATTGAAAACGAGTGGGTTTGAGTAATTTACCCCCAGCAATTGCCCGTGTTTATATGGATTTCGATTCAATACACAACGATGAAAGTGCTTCTGGTTAAGTAAAGCCACAGCTAGATTCAATGTTCTTTATTATTTCTTCACTAAATAAAAATAAGAATGACACATACTAATCTAGTTGAAATCCACTATGTGCGCTTATATTGTGTATAGACACAAGAACTTCCTCTTATTTGCAACAAATACAATAGCATTTTGGACATTTAGCTATCATTTCAAAGCTTTCAGTTTCATATTGGAGTTATATCAAATATATTTTTTGCTCGCACCAATATGATGATTGATGCAAAGTTTAATCTGTTTTTACCTGAATAATAAAACCAATTTATCAAATCTAAAATAATCAAAACATGAAAACAATCATTGACGAATCACAATTAAAATCCTCTGTTGACGAATCACTATTAAAATCCTCTGTTCCTTCAAGTTTATATACACCAAATTTATCGCTTTTCTACAACATAATTATTGGCACTCCCTTTAATGACTACATCCCTACCACTTTCTTAAACGATTTTGTAGTTGCTTTATCAGGAGACGATAGAATCCTCGGGAGTTTTGGCAACGATATTATTGTGGGAGGCACTGGTAAAGATACTGCTGACTATAGTAATCTAGGTCAGGCTGTTACCCTAGAAGCCGCAGGTGTTGTAAATAAAGGATTTTTTGGCAGAGATCAACTCTACGAAATCGAAACTATTATTGG comes from Rivularia sp. PCC 7116 and encodes:
- a CDS encoding WD40 repeat domain-containing protein: MSDNQPREYDAVLGGDSQAPVDGVVLGGIEGVKRRLKNPDVKARIAGLYQALNYGDAGLDLVIKALRNEKNLIRATAYIILKQRKEEIAIKTLQGCSDYHFFYCISTLEEHESRVHSVCITPDGQTLISGNPHRIISWEWKTNKSVKTIVTKKDIAFYENDFIRFICINPARKTLFIRSIFGIIKELNWQNPNYDNISNIKNMTRYHALIFDETGNIAFINIKSSIQVWDCFNQKCQGELRANLQPIFSLAMNGKTLFGGSGDNTIKIWNWQKEQLISTLEGHSYWVTSLCISPDGKTLFSGSGDNTIKIWNWQKAELIRTLEGHSLGVNSLAISPDGKTLISASNDTTIKVWNWRTGKLQTTLTGHSAEVNSIVLSPDGKYLFSGSSDKTVKVWGLKE
- a CDS encoding DUF1257 domain-containing protein, whose product is MSHFTAIKTQIKDRDALVKALADVGFKNIEVHETAESLYGYQGDVRAETAEVIIRRKYVGSYSNDIGFKLQEDGQYQAIISEFDRGRYNQQWLGKVMQRYGYYSLMASAQEQGFTVEEDEVMEDGTVRVVVARWS
- a CDS encoding DUF1257 domain-containing protein; its protein translation is MPNAQLPITKLIMSHFTSIKVQIKHGEILHQVLQELGYQVECNTQVRGYHGVTPKAFSSANRTQAEYVIRQNNGYDLGFRRQGENYEIVADFWGAKINQKQFVNSITQKYAHKTLMATVAEQGFNVEEEEVLSDGTVRVVVGSWV
- a CDS encoding AAA family ATPase, yielding MTNFPEKQSAESKEIPNFELVEQIDLMIRARYPLLYMVAVEEEPLEEVLFKVAALSQPARQVLYWDVVRGWSDNGADKGSVMPALARIGKTDTQKSIIFVLRDLHPYMKNLTTEKSAPIVRELRNLARELKRSRKSIILTSHTLEIPEELKEEVTVVDFPLPDVEQINYLVEQLVVPEKLKLAGLAREQLVKACQGLSRSRIQRVLAKALAAKQQVNESDISGVLAEKKQTIRQTGILEFFTPSESLKRVGGLDQLKQWVQLRQDAFTEEARRYGIPNPKGALLVGIQGTGKSLSAKTIAHEWRLPLLRLDTGRLFGGIVGESESRVRQMIQLTEAMAPCVLWMDEIDKAFGNISSGVDGDSGTSRRVFGSLITWMQEKTSPVFIVATANNVQILPAELLRKGRFDEIFFLNLPTEAERQDILKVHIQKLRPNRVRDFDLTLLASRTENFSGAEIEQVIIEAMHNAFSSKLNGHRRDFITEDILRAIEVTVPLASIAKEQIDALKQWAAQAGARSASNDVQLVEELKQYSSGGISPLEVD